The following coding sequences are from one Culex quinquefasciatus strain JHB chromosome 1, VPISU_Cqui_1.0_pri_paternal, whole genome shotgun sequence window:
- the LOC6041367 gene encoding luciferin 4-monooxygenase — protein sequence MSLLSREELNDPNIIDGGPLAGDYKRGSNSLGELILRELTRQGDNVAFVHGITSLRMTFGGILDQSLTLACYLRDELGVRSNDVVALVSENRFEYPVTICALMYLGARAALFNPLYTARELEHCIGLAKPNVIFVAAQTCMAVQRACVKIRRPAKIVHYDNGARGLTYQQCLEDSGRMLKLGSFVPEATNLEQHVALIVMSSGTTGLPKGVQITQLNVITTLTYTKELLTVLSKNAAQMVAVDVMPWFHVAGGVSMLNWMLNGMQLVFIPRFIPRVYLSCIHQYRPNMLNTVPPIAVFLAKNPLVDEYDLSSVKTIICGAAPLSREVEDLIRSRLNVSSIRQAYGMSETTLAILVQMDEDNLPGSVGKVRAGQYAKVVDTETGKTLGPNQNGELCFKGTLIMKGYIGKEDAIDKQGWLRTGDVGYYDKNRNFYIVDRLKELIKYKAFQVPPAELEALLLSHPKVKDAAVIGVPNEKVGELATAFIVPAEDVRVTPEEIVKFLNDQVSVHKRLHGGVRLIHEIPKTASGKILRRNLRELAKNKAKL from the exons ATGTCTTTGCTGTCCCGCGAGGAGTTGAACGACCCGAACATCATCGATGGTGGCCCACTAGCCGGAGACTATAAACGCGGATCGAACTCCTTGGGCGAGTTGATCCTGCGGGAGTTGACCCGGCAAGGTGACAATGTAGCGTTTGTGCACGGAATTACGTCGCTGCGGATGACCTTCGGTGGAATTTTGGACCAATCGCTGACGCTGGCCTGTTATCTGCGCGACGAGCTGGGAGTGCGCAGCAACGACGTGGTTGCACTGGTCAGCGAGAACCGGTTTGAGTACCCGGTGACCATCTGCGCGTTGATGTACCTGGGCGCAAGGGCGGCCCTGTTTAACCCGTTGTACACGGCAC GCGAGCTAGAACACTGCATTGGTTTGGCAAAGCCCAATGTGATCTTCGTTGCAGCACAAACATGTATGGCTGTTCAGAGGGCTTGCGTTAAGATTAGGCGACCGGCCAAGATCGTTCACTATGATAACGGCGCCAGAGGGCTAACGTATCAGCAGTGTTTGGAAGATTCCGGGCGGATGCTCAAACTGGGAAGCTTCGTACCGGAAGCTACCAATTTGGAACAGCATGTGGCACTGATTGTGATGTCGTCGGGTACTACTGGACTGCCGAAGGGAGTCCAAATAACTCAGTTAAATGTGATCACAACTCTAACTTATACAAA GGAGCTTCTTACAGTTCTAAGCAAAAATGCAGCTCAGATGGTTGCCGTTGACGTGATGCCCTGGTTCCACGTGGCCGGTGGTGTCTCGATGCTAAACTGGATGCTCAACGGGATGCAACTGGTGTTTATCCCTCGCTTTATTCCCAGAGTGTACCTCTCCTGCATTCACCAGTATCGACCCAACATGCTGAACACCGTCCCACCGATAGCGGTCTTTCTGGCCAAGAATCCTCTGGTGGATGAGTACGATCTGTCATCCGTAAAGACAATCATTTGTGGGGCGGCCCCGCTGAGTCGCGAAGTGGAAGATTTAATTCGTTCTAGATTGAACGTTTCCTCGATTCGACAAGCCTACGGAATGAGTGAAACAACGCTGGCCATTCTCGTGCAGATGGACGAGGACAATTTGCCCGGGAGTGTGGGAAAAGTTCGTGCTGGGCAGTACGCGAAGGTGGTTGATACGGAAACTGGGAAGACGTTGGGTCCAAATCAAAATGGAGAATTGTGTTTCAAGGGGACTTTGATCATGAAAGGATACATTGGAAAAGAAGATGCCATTGATAAGCAAGGATGGTTGCGTACTGGCGATGTTGGATACTACGACAAAAATCGAAACTTTTACATCGTGGATCGACTGAAGGAGCTTATCAAGTATAAAGCTTTTCAGGTGCCACCAGCGGAGCTGGAAGCCCTATTGCTGTCACATCCAAAAGTTAAGGATGCAGCTGTAATTGGAGTTCCGAATGAGAAAGTTGGAGAGTTGGCAACGGCTTTCATAGTTCCCGCCGAGGATGTTCGTGTCACGCCAGAAGAGATTGTCAAATTCCTCAACGATCAAGTGTCGGTTCATAAGAGACTACATGGGGGAGTAAGGCTAATCCATGAAATTCCAAAAACAGCCAGCGGAAAGATCCTACGGCGAAATCTTCGTGAGCTGGCCAAAAACAAAGCAAAGCTGTAA